Below is a window of Ammoniphilus oxalaticus DNA.
TCAGTCTTAGATTTCGTTTGTTTTACCTCGTTATTGATTAAGGAATTCAATCTGTTGTTCCCTCCGTTGATTGTTTTTCAAAATTATTAATAATTTTCTCTTTCAAAAGTCTAAAGTCAGAATCAGAAAGTCTCCTATTTGACCTCTGAAAACCTGCTCCCCAATTCTTCAAACCTTTTGTAATATCAAGTTCATTAAGAACAGATTTCATTGGAATGAGATGATTTTTATCCAAAATAAATTTATAATTCATTGTGAGATAATATTCGTAAATATCTCCGGCTATAATAAACGGTTTATTAGTTCCTTTTAACTCTTCTGTAACCTCAGCTATGCCCGCTATCACACTTTTTTGGGTTAAATATATAATTATCTCATTCCCTTTTTCTAACCCACTTAGTGTTCTAGAGTTCCTTGCATTTACAGGCCAAAACTTATTTGGATCCTTGACGAGCCTTTCCCACGTTGTTGGTTTAGTTATAAATAAATAATTGCTTCCACTCAAAAAGTATCATCTCACTTTTTTAAAAAATAAAAAATCAATTTATAAATAAATCACCTAGTCCAAGTATAACATGAATGAAGGAGTGGTAATCTGTAAGGTGCTAATCTTAAAATAAACAGGCAATTTTGCCACTTTATTCACAAAGAATTTAACGTGACTATTCGCTGA
It encodes the following:
- a CDS encoding EVE domain-containing protein, with the protein product MSGSNYLFITKPTTWERLVKDPNKFWPVNARNSRTLSGLEKGNEIIIYLTQKSVIAGIAEVTEELKGTNKPFIIAGDIYEYYLTMNYKFILDKNHLIPMKSVLNELDITKGLKNWGAGFQRSNRRLSDSDFRLLKEKIINNFEKQSTEGTTD